A single Aspergillus chevalieri M1 DNA, chromosome 3, nearly complete sequence DNA region contains:
- a CDS encoding ubiquinol--cytochrome-c reductase subunit 8 (BUSCO:EOG09265GSM;~COG:C;~EggNog:ENOG410PR2K;~InterPro:IPR004205,IPR036642;~PFAM:PF02939;~TransMembrane:1 (i59-77o);~go_function: GO:0008121 - ubiquinol-cytochrome-c reductase activity [Evidence IEA]), producing the protein MVGTADVKNGTYIGPWGALGCPTPQRIATYSLSANRQRPLAGAFHSAIFNTFRRFRHQVLYVAPPFLIAYATMNWAVERNEYLNSKPGRLLEGGDE; encoded by the exons GGTTGGCACTGCTGACGTTAAGAACGGAAC TTACATTGGCCCCTGGGGTGCCCTTG GCTGCCCTACGCCCCAGCGGATCGCTACCTACTCCCTCTCTGCCAACCGCCAGAGACCTCTTGCCGGTGCCTTCCACAGCGCCATCTTCAACACCTTCCGTCGTTTCCGTCACCAGGTTCTCTATGTGGCCCCTCCGTTCTTGATCGCTTACGCCaccatgaactgggctgttGAGAG AAACGAGTACCTCAACTCGAAGCCCGGCCGTCTCCTCGAGGGTGGTGACGAGTAA